A window of Pseudomonas denitrificans (nom. rej.) genomic DNA:
CGCCCTCCTCGAGCACACGCTCCTCGGGCCGGGCCACCGCCTTGCCGAAGATACCCAGCGGGCAATCCTGTACATCCAGGCCAGGAAATTGCGCAGCGATGCCCGACAACAACACCGCTTCGCGCATCCGCGTGCCGCGCGGAACACTCAGGCGCAGCAGCGCCTGCTTCTCCGGCAACGCGTAGACGACCTCGATGGCGATGCTCGCGGATTCAGCCATGCAGCTGCTTGGCGCGCTGGCAGAAGGCGTCGACCATGGTGTTCGCCGCCTGGGTGAACAGCGGGCCGAGGGTGGCTTTCACCAGGGCGCCGGCGTAGTCGAAGGTCAGGTCGAGGGAAATCTTGCAGGCCTTGTCGCCCAGCGCCTTGAAGGTCCACACGCCGTGCAGCTGGGAAAACGGGCCTTCCTCGAGATTCATCTCGATGCTCTGCCCCGGCACCAGCGCATTACGCGTGGTGAAGCGCTGGGTGATGCTGCCCTTGGCCACGGTCAGCTCGGCGCGCATGGCCGTATCGCTGGCCTCCAGCACGGTGGAGGCGGAACACCAGGGCAGGAACTCCGGGTAGCGCGCCACATCGTTGACCAGGTCGTACAGCGCCTTCGCCGGATAGGGCAGCAGCGCCGAACGCTGGATATGCGTGCTCATAGACGTCTCGCTTGGTTGTGGGGCGTTTCATACGCCCGCTGCTCAAAAAAACAGCGCGCATTGTCCGAGATTAGCCACACACCCTCAAGCTTGCATGCCGTCGCACGTTGTCCCGATAGCGGCGCGGCGAGCGACTCCCTATAATGCGCGGCCTATGGCTAAACAGAAGAAACACCCTTCGGGGACCATCGCGCAGAACAAGAAGGCTCTGCACGACTACTTCATCGAGCAGCGCTTCGAGGCGGGCGTCGCCCTGGCCGGCTGGGAAGTGAAAAGCCTGCGCGCCGGCAAGGCGCAGCTGGTGGACAGCTACGTGCTGCTCAAGGATGGCGAAGCCTGGCTGCTGGGCAGCCACATCACGCCGCTGACCACTGCCAGCACCCACGTCATCGCCGACCCGGTGCGCACGCGCAAGCTGCTGCTGCACAAGCGCGAGCTGGGCAAGTTGTTCGGTGCCGTGCAGCAGAAAGGCTACGCCTGCGTCGCGCTGTCGATGTACTGGAAGAAGCACCTGATCAAGTGCGAGATCGCACTGGCCAAGGGCAAGAAAGAGTACGACAAGCGCGGCACCGAGAAGGAGCGCGACTCCGACCGGGAAATCCAGCGCGCCATTCGTCACGGCAAGGACGACTGAGCCCGTTCGCGGCCCTCCTGCGAGGGCGCGTTGCCGGTCAGGCGTCCACCGCGCCCTGGCGTCGCTGTGCCCGTTGCAGGCGCAATTCCTTCGCCTGCACCTCGGCCAGCACTTCCTGCACGTAGTCGATATGCCGCTGGGAAATCTCCCGCGCCGCTTCCGCGTGCCCGCCGATAATCGCCTCGTACAACTCGCGGTGCTGACGCATCAGCTGCTCGCGGGTCTCGTCACGCTGCGCGTACATCCCGCCAATGTTGGTCACCACGTTGCGCTTGAGCAGGTCGAACAGGCCGCGAATGGTGTGCAGCAACACGGCATTGTGGCTGGCCTCGGCGATGGCCAGGTGGAAGGCCGCATCCGCCGCGCCCTCTTCCGCACGACTGACCTTCCCCACCCGCTGATAGCAATCCTGCAGCGCATCGAACGCCTGTTTCAGGCGCTGGTGATCCACCTCGGTCGCGCGTTGCGCCGCGTAGAAGGCGCAGGAGCCTTCCAGGGTATGGCGAAATTCCAGCAGGTCGCGCTGGGCCTCCGGGTTGCTCTCCAGCAGGTGCAGTAGCGGATCGCTGAACATCGAGCCCAACCCCTCGCTGACGTAGTTGCCACCGCCCTGACGACTGACCAGCAGACCCTTGGCGCCGAGCTTCTGGATCGCCTCGCGCAGTGACGGCCGCGAGACGCCGAACTGTTCGGCCAGCACGCGCTCGGCAGGCAGTCGCTCCCCGGCCTTGAGAGTGCCCTCGAGGATCATCGCCTCCAGCCGCTCGACGATATCGTCCGACAGACGGCGCTGCTTGACCTGACCAAAACTCATGCGGGTGAACTCCTTCGCTCTCTCACTCTGGGCCGCAACCTGCGCGGCGCGCGGCAGCCTAACCAGTGCCGCCGCCGGCAACAAGACCAGCGCAACTTTCCGACCACGCTCGACAAAAGTCGCAGGGCAGCAAAATTGACACGCCGCCAGCAGGGCTTTTACCCTGAGCGCTCGGCTTTGTAAATTGGTAATACCAATTTACCGGAAGTCGGATTGCACGACAACACATGCACGAAAAACAACAAGCCGCGATCAGTCGACCGTCTGCCCAACGCGCCACAAGCGCATCGGAATCGCCCGACCGGCAACCAGGCCCTCCACCCAAAAACAATTAGGGAGCCAACCAGATGCAAACCTGGCAGCAGATCTACACCCCGCTCGGCAGCCTCGGCCTGTCCGCGCTGGTCGCCGTCATTCCGATCGTGTTCTTCTTCCTCGCCCTCGCCGTGTTCCGCCTCAAGGGCCACGTCGCCGGCAGCATTACCCTCGCCCTCTCGATCATCATCGCCATCGCCGCCTTCGGCATGCCCGCCGACATGGCCATCGCCGCCGCCGGTTATGGCTTCGCCTACGGCCTGTGGCCAATCGCCTGGATCATCGTCGCGGCGGTGTTCCTCTACAAACTCACGGTCAAGAGCGGCCAGTTCGAGGTGATCCGCAGCTCGGTGCTGTCGATCACCGGCGACCAGCGCCTGCAGGTGCTGCTGATCGGCTTCTCCTTCGGCGCCTTCCTCGAAGGTGCGGCGGGCTTCGGCGCGCCGGTGGCGATCACCGCCGCCCTGCTGGTCGGCCTGGGCTTCAATCCGCTGTATGCCGCGGGCCTGTGCCTGATCGCCAACACCGCGCCGGTCGCCTTCGGCGCCCTGGGCATCCCGATCATCGTGGCGGGCCAGGTCACCGGCATCGACGCGTTCAAGATCGGCGCCATGACCGGCCGCCAGCTGCCGTTCCTGTCGATCCTCGTGCCGTTCTGGCTGGTGTTCATGATGGATGGCCTCAAGGGCGTGAAGGAAACCTGGCCGGCCGCCCTGGTCGCTGGCGGCAGCTTCGCCATCACCCAGTACTTCACCTCCAACTTCATCGGCCCGGAACTGCCGGACATCACCTCCGCCCTGGTCAGCCTGATTTCCCTGACCCTGTTCCTGAAAGTCTGGCAACCCGCCAGCGAGCGCGAAGTGGTCGCCACCGCCGGCGGCGCCGCCGTCATGGGCAGCAACGGCCCGCGCAGCGCCGAGCCCACCCCCTACAGCTTCGGCGAAATCCTCAAGGCCTGGTCGCCCTTCCTGGTGCTGACCGTCATGGTCACCATCTGGACCCTGAAGCCGTTCAAGGCGCTCTTCGCTCCGGGCGGCGCGCTGTACAACCTGGTGTTCAACTTCGCCATCCCGCACCTCGACCAACTGGTGGTGAAGACCGCGCCCATCGTCGCCACCCCGACGCCGATCGCCGCCGTGTTCAAACTGGACCCGGTCTCGGCCACCGGCACCGCGATCTTCCTCTCCGCCGTGATCTCGATGTTCGTCCTGCGCATCAGCGCGAAAACTGGTCTGACCACCTTCAAGGAGACCCTGGTCGAGCTGAAGTGGCCGATCCTCTCCATCGGCATGGTCCTGGCCTTCGCCTTCGTCACCAACTACTCGGGCATGTCCACCACCCTGGCGCTGGTCCTGGCCGGCACCGGTGCGGCGTTCCCGTTCTTCTCGCCGTTCCTCGGCTGGCTGGGCGTGTTCCTGACCGGTTCGGATACCTCCTCCAACGCCCTGTTCAGCTCGCTGCAGTCCACCACCGCACACCAGATCGGGGTCAATGACACCCTGCTGGTGGCCGCCAACACCAGCGGCGGCGTGACCGGCAAGATGATCTCGCCGCAATCCATCGCCGTGGCCTGCGCCGCCACCGGCATGGTCGGCAAGGAATCCGATCTGTTCCGCTTCACCCTCAAGCACAGCCTGATGTTCGCCGCCATTGTGGGTCTGATCACCCTGGCCCAGGCCTACATCTTCACCGGCATGCTGGTTCACTAAGGCAAGACCCGACTCCGCGCCTGCGCGCGGAGATCCGTCCAAAGCAGCTAAGGTCTTTCGAGGTCACCCGCGCCAGCGCGGTGGCCTCGACAAGCCCCACAACGATGAGACGCCCATGATCATCTCTGCCTCTACCGACTACCGCGCCGCGGCCCAACGCAAGCTGCCGCCGTTCCTCTTCCACTACGCCGACGGCGGCGCCTACGCCGAGCGCACCTTGCGCAACAACGTCGACGACCTGGCCAACATCGCCCTGCGCCAGCGCGTGCTGAAGAACATGTCCGAGCTGAGCCTTGAGACGAAGCTGTTCGACGAGACGTTGAGCATGCCCATCGCCCTGGCCCCCGTCGGCCTGACCGGCATGTACGCCCGGCGCGGAGAAGTACAGGCAGCCCGCGCGGCCGCCGCGAAGGGCATCCCCTTCACGATGTCCACGGTCTCGGTCTGCCCCATCGAGGAAGTCGCCCCGGCCATCGACCGCCCCATGTGGTTCCAGCTCTATGTGCTCAAGGATCGCGGCTTCATGCGCAACGCCCTGGAGCGCGCCAAGGCCGCCGGCGTGAAGACCCTGGTGTTCACCGTCGACATGCCGGTGCCCGGCGCCCGCTACCGAGACGCCCACTCCGGCATGAGCGGCCCGAACGCACCGCTGCGCCGCGTCTGGCAGGCCATGACCCACCCGTCCTGGGCCCTCGACGTCGGCCTGCTGGGCAAGCCCCACGACCTGGGCAACATCTCCAAGTACCGCGGCAACCCGACCGGCCTTGCCGATTACATCGGCTGGCTGGGCGCCAACTTCGACCCGTCGATCTCCTGGAAGGACCTGGAGTGGATCCGCGAGTTCTGGGATGGCCCGATGATCATCAAGGGCATCCTCGACCCGGAAGACGCAAAGGATGCAGTGAAATTCGGTGCCGACGGCATCGTCGTCTCCAACCACGGCGGCCGCCAGCTCGACGGCGTGCTCTCCAGCGCCCGCGCCCTGCCGGCCATCGCCGATGCGGTGAAAGGCGACCTGAAGATCCTCGCCGACTCCGGCATCCGCAACGGCCTGGACGTGGTGCGCATGATCGCCTTGGGCGCGGACACCGTGCTCATCGGCCGCGCCTTCCTCTACGCCCTGGCGACCCACGGCGAAGCCGGCGTGAAGAACCTGCTGGACCTGTTCGAGAAGGAAATGCGCGTGGCCATGGTGCTCACCGGCGCCAAGACCATCGGCGAGATCACTCGCGATTCGCTGGTGCGCGAACTGGGCGCGTGATCCATACGCCCGCACGAAATACAGCCTGATTGACCGGGGTACGTGGCGCGCCAGACGCCACGGCCCCGCGAGGAGATTGCATGAGCCTGCCCGCCGCGTTCCTCGACACGGTAGAACACCTGATCCCCCGCGAGCGCCGCTTCGACGACGCGCTCTCGACCCTGGCCTTCGGCACCGACGCCAGCTTCTACCGGCTGATCCCCAAGCTGGTGATCCGCGTCGAGAGCGAAGACGAAGTCGCCAGCCTGCTCAAGTCCGCCCACACCAACAAGGTCGCGGTGACCTTCCGCGCCGCCGGTACCAGCCTCTCCGGCCAGGCCGTGAGCGACTCGGTGCTGCTGGTGCTGGGTGACAACTGGAACGGCCGCGACATCCGCGACGGCGGCACGCAGATTCGCCTGCAGCCTGGCGTCATCGGCGCCCAGGCCAACGCCTGGCTGGCTCCATTCGGCCGCAAGATCGGACCGGACCCGGCGTCGATCAACGCCTGCAAGATCGGCGGCATCGTCGCCAACAACGCCAGCGGCATGTGCTGCGGCACTGCGCAGAACAGCTACCACACCCTGGCCGGCATGCGCCTGCTGCTGGCCGACGGTACGCTGCTGGACAGCGAGTTGCCCGGCAGCCTCGCGGCCTTCCGCGAAAGCCACGGCACACTGCTCGACCAGCTCGCCGAGCTGGGCCGGCAGACCCGTGCCAACACCGAGCTGGCCGCGAAGATTCGCCACAAGTACCGCCTGAAGAACACCACCGGCCTGTCGCTGAATGCGCTGGTCGACTACGACGAGCCGCTGGATATCCTCACCCACCTGATGGTCGGATCCGAAGGCACCCTGGGCTTCATCAGCGCGGTCACCTACGACACCGTGCCCGACCACCCGAACAAGGCCAGCGCGCTGATCGTCTTCCCCGACGTGGAGACCTGCTGCAAGGCCGTGACCGTGCTCAAGCAGCAACCGGTCTCCGCCGTGGAACTGCTGGACCGCCGCAGCCTGCGCTCGGTGGAGAACATGCAGGGCATGCCGACGTGGGTGAAGAGCCTCTCCGAAGGCGCCTGCGCGCTGCTCATCGAATCCCGCGCAGCGACCCAGTCGCTGCTGCATGAACAACTCGCGCAGATCAGCGCCTCCATCGCCGGTTACCCGGTGGAGAAACAGGTCGACTTCAGCGAAGACCCGGCGGTCTACAACCAGCTCTGGCGCATCCGCAAGGACACCTTCCCGGCCGTCGGCGCAGTGCGCGAGACTGGCACCACGGTGATCATCGAGGACGTCACCTTCCCCGTCGAACAGCTGGCCGAGGGCGTGAACCGCCTGATCGAGCTGTTCGACAAGCACGGTTACGACGAAGCCATCCTGTTCGGCCACGCGCTGGAAGGGAACCTGCACTTCGTCTTCACCCAGGGTTTCGAATCGCCTGAGCAGATCGCGCGCTACTCGGCCTTCATGGACGACGTCGCGCACCTGGTCGCCGTGGAATACGGCGGCTCGCTCAAGGCCGAGCACGGCACCGGGCGCAACATGGCGCCCTTCGTCGAGCTGGAATGGGGCCACGACGCCTACCAACTGATGTGGCAGCTGAAGCGCCTGCTCGACCCCACCGGCATCCTCAACCCCGGCGTGGTGCTGACCGACGACCCGCAGCTGCACCTGAAGAACCTCAAACCGCTGCCGGCCGCCGACGAGATCGTCGACAAGTGCATCGAGTGTGGCTTCTGCGAGCCGGTTTGCCCGTCCAAGGGGCTGACCCTCAGCCCGCGCCAGCGCATCGTCATGTGGCGCGACATCCAGGCCAAGCGCCGCGCCGGCGTCGACACCACCGAGCTTGAGCGCGACTACCAGTACCAGGGCATCGACACCTGCGCCGCCACCGGCCTGTGCGCCCAGCGCTGCCCGGTGAACATCAACACCGGCGAGCTGGTCCGCAAGCTGCGCGCTGAAGAAGCGCATCACGCCGGCGCCGCCACCTGGCTGGCACGCAACTTCGCCACCGCACTCAAGGGTGCGAAGTTCATGCTGCACGCTGCCAACGGTGCGCGCATGGTCCTCGGCGCGCCGCGCCTGGCCCGCCTCAGCGCTTCCATCAGTCACGCCAGCAAGGGCCGCGTGCCGCAGTGGACGCCGTCCATGCCGCAGCCCGTGCGCCTGGCTGCCGCTTCGCAGCCTGTGGATAACGGCAAGCCGCGCGTCGTCTACCTCACCGCATGCGTATCCCGCGCCATGGGCCCGGCGGCGGCGGACGAAGAGCAGATGCCGCTGATCGACAAGACCCGCCAGTTGCTGGAGAAAGCCGGCTACCAGGTGGTCTTCCCGGACAACGCCGACAACCTCTGCTGCGGCCAGCCGTTCGCCTCCAAGGGCTACAAGAGCCAAGCCGACGCCAAGCGCGACGAACTGCTCGCCGAATTGCTGCGCGCCAGTCGGGGTGGTCTCGACCCGATCTACTGCGACACCAGCCCCTGCACCCTGCGCCTGGTGCAGGAACTGGCGGACGACCGGCTGAAGATCTACGACCCGGTGAAGTTCATCCGCACCCATCTGGTCGAGCGTCTGGACTTCCAGCCGCAGGACAAGCCGGTGGCCGTGCACGTCACCTGCAGCACCCAGCACCTGGGCGAAAGCCAGGCGCTGATCGACCTGGTCAAGCGCTGCACCCGCGAAGTGGTGATCCCCGAGGGTATCCACTGCTGTGGTTTCGCCGGCGACAAGGGCTTCACCACGCCCGAGCTGAACGCGCATTCGCTGCGCACGCTCAAGGACGCGGTGCAGTATTGCGAGGAAGGCGTCTCCACCAGCCGCACCTGCGAGATCGGTCTGTCCGCCCATGGCGGTATCGACTATCGCGGCGTGGTCTATCTGGTGGATCGCGTGACTCGCGCGCGTTCGTCCACTGTCCAGGCGTAGGGCGCACAACGTCTCCAGCGTTATCCGCCGTCCCCACGGGCGGCGGATAATCGGTCCGGATTCTTCGCCCTGCTTTCTCCGTCAACGGCGCAGAAAGCCTTAACACCTCGTTAAGCGAGCGCTGTCACCCTCTGCCCTAACCGGATCACGCCAGCTATCCTGCTGCACAGGCCGGTAGAGGGGACCAAGATGAGAATCCTGTTGGCAGAAGACGACCAGCTGCTGGGCGATGGCATTCGCGCGGGGCTCGGTCTGGAAGGCGACACCGTGGACTGGGTGAGCGATGGCGTGGCCGCCGACCAGGCGCTGGCCACCGATGAGTTCGACCTGCTGGTCCTCGATCTCGGGCTGCCGCGCAAGGACGGCCTGGAAGTGCTGCGCGGCCTGCGCCGCCGCGGTGACCTGACGCCCGTGCTGATCCTCACCGCCCGCGACAAGGTGGCCGACCGCGTCGCCGGCCTGGACGCAGGCGCCGACGACTACCTGACCAAACCCTTCGACCTCGACGAACTGCTCGCACGCGTCCGCGCCCTGACCCGCCGCCACACCGGCCGCGCCGCGCCGCTGCTGCAACACGGCGAACTGGCACTGGACCCGGCCACCCACAAGGTCAGCCTCAGCGGCGAACCGGTTGACCTGGCACCGCGCGAATACGCCCTGCTGCGCCTGCTGCTGGAACAGCGCGGCAAGGTGCTGTCCCGCGCCCGCCTGGTGGAAGCCCTCTACGGCTGGGACGGGGACCTGGAAAGCAACGCCATCGAAGTCCACATCCACCATCTGCGGCGCAAGCTGGGCAACGGCCTGATCCGCACCGTGCGCGGCATCGGCTACGGCATCGACCGCCCCGACGGCGCCGCGCGAGCTTGAGCGGTACGCCACGCCGCGCCGGCTCCATCAGTCGCCGCCTGCTGCTGACCCTGATCGGCGGCGTCTCCCTGCTCTGGCTGGTCGCCGGTCTGTTCACCTACCACCTGACCCGCCAACAGGTGAACCACCTCTACGACCAGGACATGATCGATTTCGGCCAGGCGGCCCTGAGCCTGGTTGACATCGCCGACTCCATCGATGCCGACCCTACGCCGCCGGGGGAAATCCTCTCGCGCAGCCGCAAGGCCATCGAAGGCCTGCCGCTGATCCACCGCGAAGCGACCCTGGGTTATTCAATCTGGTACCTGGGCGAACCGCTGCTGACTACCGAACGCCCGCCCGCGGGCCTGGACGACCAGCCTCTGGGCTTCTCCGACCTGCAACAGGGCGGCGTGAACTACCGGGTGCTGCAGATCGAATCCTCCGGCGCCGACCAGATCCGCATCTGGGTCTACGAGGACCTGCACTTCCGCTCCAAAACCCTGCGCCTGCTGCTGTTCAGCGCGCTCTTCCCCCTGCTGCTGGCGCTGCCGCTGTTCGCCGTGCTGGTCTGGTTCGGCGTACGCCAGGGCCTCGCGCCGCTGCGCAGCCTGATCGAGCAGGTGCACCACCGCAGCGCCCACAGCCTGCATCCGCTGGCGTTGAACCGGGCCCCCGTAGAAGTGCACAGCCTGGTGAGCGAACTGAACCTGCTGCTGGAGCGCCTGAATACCGCGATGGAGGCCGAGCGCCGCCTGACCAGCGACGCCGCCCATGAAATCCGCACGCCGCTGGCCAGCCTGCGCACCCATGCCCAGGTCGCGCTGCGCTCCTCCGACCCGGCCGCCCATGCCCATGGACTGCAGCAGGTCAGCCGCAGTGTCGAGCGCATCAGTGCACTGATGGAGCAGATCCTGCTGCTGGCGCGCCTGGATGCCGAGGAGCTGCACGAAATATTCCGCCCGGTGAACCTCGGCCTGCTGGCCGAAGACACCATCGCCGAGCTGGCGCCGCAGGCCATCGACAAGGGCATCGACCTGACCTTCGATAGCCAGGGAGGGAGCCTGCAGGGCGTCGCGCCCTGGCTGGAGCTGATGCTGACCAACCTGGTCGGCAACGCCCTGCGCTACACCCCCGAAGGCGGCCGCGTGGCCGTCAGCCTGGAAAGCGCGAGCGACCGACTGATCCTCTGGGTGCGCGACAACGGTCCCGGCGTGGCGGCGGCCGAACAGGCAGCGATCTTCACCCGCTTCTACCGCAGCCCAAGCGTCGCCAGCAGCCACGGCAGCGGGCTGGGCCTGCCCATCGTCAAGCGCATCGTGGAAATCCACCACGGGCGCATTTCCCTGCACGAAGGGCTGGACGGCGCCGGCCTGGGCGTCTGCGTCGAACTCCCGACAACCGCCGGGCCGATTCTCTGAACCCCGCGTGAATCGTGGCAGTCCACCCTGTACGGCCCGCTCGTTCGGTCCGCGACAACGGTCAAGTTGACAGGAGTACTGCCATGAAACGTGCCGCCCTGCTCATTACAGCCGCCCTGCTGGCGTCGCCGGCTTTTGCCGCCGACCTGTGCAGCGACAATCTGCAGAAAGTCGATGACGCGGTGAAAACCGTCACCAACAACACCCAGGCCCAGGAACAGGCCATGCGCCTGCAGGAAAAGGCCGCCCAGGCCCAGGCCGCGGGTGACACCAAGGCCTGCATTGCGCAGACCGAAAAAGCCCTGCAGCTGCTGAAGAAGAACGCCGGCGACGGCGGAGCCAACGGGTGATTCCGCACGCGGTGGCCGGCTCCAGGCCGGTCACCGCTCATAAGGCCCACTAAGCCTGCGCCATTCGCGACGCCGTACTTGATTCCCCACCCTCCTCACCCGCCTAAGATGGTGCGATTGCCGACCACAAGAACCACAACCGGAATCGCCATGCCCGTCACCCGCCTGCTCATCGCCAACCGTGGCGAGATCGCCATCCGCATTGCCCGCGCCGCCGCCGAGCTGGGTATCCAGACGCTGGCGATCTTCGCCGAGGACGACGCCGCCTCGCTGCACACTCGCCAGGCCGACCAGGCCACGGCCCTGAAAGGGCGTGGCGCCAGCGCCTACCTCGACCAGCAGCAGATCATCGACATCGCCCTGGCCCAGGGCTGCGACGCGGTGCATCCGGGCTATGGCTTCCTTTCCGAGAACGCCGGCTTCGCCCGCCGCTGCGAAAGCGCCGGGCTCACCTTCGTCGGCCCCTCGGCGGAGGTGCTCGACGTCTTCGGTGACAAGGCCCGCGCCCGCGACCTCGCCCGCGATCACGGCGTGGCGCTGGCCGCCGGCAGCAACCGCGCGACCTCACTGGAAGATGCCGAAAGCTTCTTCCGCGAACTGCCCGCCGGCGCCGGCATGATGATCAAGGCCCTCGCTGGCGGCGGTGGGCGCGGCATGCGCGCGGTGCGCAGCGTCGAGGAGATCGCCGACGCCTACGCCCGCTGCCAGGCAGAGGCCCGCGCGGCCTTCGGCGATGACCGGCTCTACGTCGAACGCCTGATCCAGCGCGCCCGCCACATCGAAGTGCAGGTGATCGGCGACGGCCGCGTCGTCAGCCACCTGGGCGAGCGCGACTGCACCCTGCAGCGGCGCAACCAGAAGCTGCTGGAGATCGCCCCCAGCCCCAACCTGCATCCTCGGCTGCGTGGTGCCATTCTCGCCGCCGCCGTGCGGCTGGCCGAAGCCGTGAACTATCGCGGCCTGGGCACCTTCGAGTTCCTGCTCGACGAGGACAGCGGCGACTTCGTGTTCATGGAAGCCAACCCGCGCCTGCAGGTGGAACACACCATCACCGAAGCAGTGACCGGCGTCGACCTGGTCCAGGCGCAACTGCGCATTGCCGCCGGCGTCAGCCTCGCCGAGCTGAGCCTGACCCAGGCGGAAATTCCCGCGCCACGCGGCCACGCCCTGCAACTGCGGATCAACCTGGAAACACTTTCCAGCGCCGGCACGCCCCACCTCGCCTGCGGCACCCTCAGCGCCTACGAGCCGCCCAGCGGCCCCGGCCTGCGCGTGGATGGCTACGGCTACGCCGGTTACCGCAACAGTGCCGGCTACGACTCGCTGCTGGCCAAGCTGATCGTCCACGGCAACGGCAGTTATCCGCAACTGGTACAGCGCGCCTATCGCGCCCTCTGCGAATTCCGTCTCGAAGGCGTGGCGAGCAACATTCCGCTGCTGCTCAATCTGCTGCGCCAGAGCGCGGTGGCGGACAACCAGGTCACCACCCGCTACATCGAAGAACACCTGCCCACGCTGCTGGGCGCACAGGATCACGCGCACCCGCATCGCTTCTTCAGCCATGCCGGTGCCACTGCAAAAGCCCAACGCAGCAGCGAAGCACCGGCCGGCTGCCTCCCTCTCGCCACGCCGAGCGCGGGTGTGCTGGTCAGCCTGAACGTGGCCACAGGCGATGCCGTTGCCCAGGGCCAGACCATCGCCGTGGTCGAGGCGATGAAGATGGAATTCGAGGTAAAAGCCAGCGCCAGTGGCATCGTCCACAGTCTCGCCGCCACCCCCGGCGACAGCCTCGGCGAGGGCGACGCATTGCTGTTCGTCGAGCCGGCGGACATCGAAGCGCAGCACCATGAAAGCAGCGCCGCCATCGATCTCGACGCCATCCGCGCCGACCTCGCCGAAGTGCTCGAACGCCACGCCATCGGCTTCGACGAGCGCCGCCCGGACGCCGTCGCCAAGCGCCACAGGATCGGCAAGCGCACCACCCGCGAGAACCTCGCCGATCTGCTCGATGACGGCAGCTTCATCGAGTACGGCGGCCTAGCCATCGCCGCCCAGCGCCGTCGCCGCAGCGTCGAGGAACTGATCGCCAGCAGCCCTGCCGACGGCCTGGTCAGCGGGCTGGGCAGCATCAACGCCGTGCAGTTCGGCGACGAGAAGGCACGCTGCCTGGTGCTGGCCTACGACTACACGGTGTTCGCCGGCACCCAGGGCGTGATGAACCACAAGAAGACCGACCGCATGCTGCACCTTGCCGAGCAATGGCGCATCCCGCTGGTGCTCTACGCTGAGGGCGGCGGCGGGCGGCCGGGCGACACCGATTTCGTCGGCGTGGCCGGGCTGGACAACATGAGCTTCGTCGGCCTGGCGCGGCTCTCCGGGCTGGTGCCGCTGGTGGGCGTGGTCTCCGGCCGCTGCTTCGCCGGAAACGCCGCGCTGCTGGGTTGCTGCGACGTGATTATCGCCACCCGCGATACCAGCCTGGGGATGGCCGGCCCGGCAATGATCGAGGGCGGCGGCCTGGGCAGATTCGCCCCCGAGGAAGTCGGCCCCAGCGACGTGCAGAGCGCCAATGGCGTGATCGACGTACTGGTGGAAGACGAGGCCGAAGCCACCCGCATCGCCCGCCAGTACCTCGCCTACTTCCAGGGCGACAGCACCGACTGGCAGTGCGCCGACCAGCGCCTGTTGCGCCACGCGGTGCCGGAGAATCGCCTGCGGGTCTACGACATCCGCCAGGTCATCGAGCAACTGGCCGACAGCGGCTCGGTGCTGGAACTGCGCCGGCACTTCGCAGCCGGGATGGTCACCGCGCTGGTGCGCATCGAAGGCAGGCCGTTCGGCCTGATCGCCAACAACCCCATGCACCTAGGCGGCGCCATCGACGCCGAGGCCGGCGACAAGGCCGCGCGCTTCATGCAGCTGTGCGACGCCTTCGACCTGCCGATCATTTCGCTGTGCGACACCCCCGGCTTCATGGTCGGCCCGGAAGCGGAGAAGACCGGCACTGTGCGCCACGTCTCGCGCATGTTCGTCACCGCCG
This region includes:
- a CDS encoding carboxyl transferase domain-containing protein, with translation MAMPVTRLLIANRGEIAIRIARAAAELGIQTLAIFAEDDAASLHTRQADQATALKGRGASAYLDQQQIIDIALAQGCDAVHPGYGFLSENAGFARRCESAGLTFVGPSAEVLDVFGDKARARDLARDHGVALAAGSNRATSLEDAESFFRELPAGAGMMIKALAGGGGRGMRAVRSVEEIADAYARCQAEARAAFGDDRLYVERLIQRARHIEVQVIGDGRVVSHLGERDCTLQRRNQKLLEIAPSPNLHPRLRGAILAAAVRLAEAVNYRGLGTFEFLLDEDSGDFVFMEANPRLQVEHTITEAVTGVDLVQAQLRIAAGVSLAELSLTQAEIPAPRGHALQLRINLETLSSAGTPHLACGTLSAYEPPSGPGLRVDGYGYAGYRNSAGYDSLLAKLIVHGNGSYPQLVQRAYRALCEFRLEGVASNIPLLLNLLRQSAVADNQVTTRYIEEHLPTLLGAQDHAHPHRFFSHAGATAKAQRSSEAPAGCLPLATPSAGVLVSLNVATGDAVAQGQTIAVVEAMKMEFEVKASASGIVHSLAATPGDSLGEGDALLFVEPADIEAQHHESSAAIDLDAIRADLAEVLERHAIGFDERRPDAVAKRHRIGKRTTRENLADLLDDGSFIEYGGLAIAAQRRRRSVEELIASSPADGLVSGLGSINAVQFGDEKARCLVLAYDYTVFAGTQGVMNHKKTDRMLHLAEQWRIPLVLYAEGGGGRPGDTDFVGVAGLDNMSFVGLARLSGLVPLVGVVSGRCFAGNAALLGCCDVIIATRDTSLGMAGPAMIEGGGLGRFAPEEVGPSDVQSANGVIDVLVEDEAEATRIARQYLAYFQGDSTDWQCADQRLLRHAVPENRLRVYDIRQVIEQLADSGSVLELRRHFAAGMVTALVRIEGRPFGLIANNPMHLGGAIDAEAGDKAARFMQLCDAFDLPIISLCDTPGFMVGPEAEKTGTVRHVSRMFVTAASLSVPFFTVVLRKGYGLGAQAMAAGSFHAALFTVAWPSGEFGAMGLEGAIRLGYAKELAAIEDPQERQKLFDKLVAAAYRNGKGLNMASYLEIDDVIDPADTRRWLLRGLASTPKPIPRQGKKRPLIDTW